GAGAGGGCGGCTGGCGGTTCGAGCAACTGGACACGGCCACCCGACTCTCCCTCACCGAGGAGAAACAGCGTCTGGAGGCCCAGCTGGCAGGCATTCCCAAAATGCAACAGAGACTGAATGAGCTGTGCAAGATCCTAGGTGAGGACTCAGTGCTGAAGACGGCCACCACGGAGGAGTGACAGCCAGAGACACTCTCACAGACAAGTGTTACTGTTCCTCACGGACCGACACACAGGTCTCATACTTTAACCACTTCTAATGGTACATCTTTCATGAGGCCCATATTTGGAGTCCTctaaaactaaatttaaatcAGGGATAAAGAAACCGCTGTTCAAATCCAGAATTACTCCCTTTTCACTGCAGTAATAGTCATGCTTTTCTTCACCACATTGTTCTCTGCACAAACTCTCTGAATATAGCAGGTCTGTTTTAGTTTTCAATCCACTCTTTTCCATAATCTTAGTTACATGTGGTAAAAAGATATGGTCTTAAGCAATGCTCCCAGTAAGCTGTGCGCTTGGTTCATTTCCGGAGTGCACTCAAGGCCAAACACAGGACATACATCAGGCCACCTACAATTTActtctttacacagctggacaattttagtTAAGCAATTCCAGGTAAAAGTCTCGCTCTgtggtactacggcaggaggtgggactcaaatctGCAGCCTTCAAATCcggaggcagcagctgcaaccactacgccacctgctgccccttgtaATGGACAGACAGTGTAAATTCCTGGTGGCTGTTGCTGCTCTCTGTCCACTGTACACGGTTTCTGTCTTTGTCTTGCTGCTCTCGCTGATACTGTTTCTTTTTATAGTCTGATCCTTTACATCGCGGTGGATGTTTTAACTTCGTCCTCATGGTGCACATATTTCAGCAGTGTCTAAAAATGTTGCCCAGAAATAATTTATTGTGCAAATGCTGAGTTGGAGATTAGAGGGAACATTGCCCTTAagtaatacaaacacacacacattttctgaaccgcttgtcccatatggggtcgcggggaactgtagcctaacccggcaacacagggcgtaaggctggagggggaggggacacacccaggacgggacgccagtccgtcgcaaggcaccccaagtgagactcaaaccccagacccaccagagagcaggacccggtccaacccactgcgccaccgtgcccctcgtAATATGAACAATTCAGTTAAAAGTTATATAAGGATAGCTGTGTTTTaggtttaaatttattttttttttaaacattgtgaCTAATagacaggttaggttctgtatgtctacagcattttatttttaagaaaaatactcATCTTATGCACTATCAACCATACACCTTTGCATCAATAAtagctttttgtatttattttgttgcagTAGGAagtcattttactgttttcaaaACAATAACTTTCCCGTAAAGCGATAATTAAAGAGAAGAACCCGATGTCATTCTCAAACCataactttgtattttttctgaaacagtTGTTAATATCATTAATGCTTCCACACTGGAAATGATAAATTCACTCCTGTCAATGTGCTGTCTGTAGCATGTGGGAAACTGGAATGGTACTGTCACAGTCAGGTacgggagacaggaggtaggtggTTCGAACTCAAGCGCGGGTGAGGTCATCCCAGATTCCATCCAACACAGAGAGGCAGGTGAAATTGGTGGTCAGGCACAGGCGTAGGTCCATGACGCAAGACAGTACTCAGAACAAGGGAAAGCAAGCAGACGTCGAAAGCCAGGTAGACACAAGAACGAGGAACAGGGTACAAGGGATTAAACACTGAATATGCTAGCCAGGGCACtgcaagattccgcaaccttgTGCCGGGATggcgctgcctttatccctggccttgaTTACCGTCAGGTGCGGCTGCTTGGCTTGTTGGTGTGACAGGAACCCCTCCCCTTATGGGCGGCTCCTATCCTTAAACACACTGAAACGGAGTGAGACTTGTGGAGGTATGGGGCAGCGAATTCTGGGAATATTTGGccaaaggaagaaaacaggCCCATTGGTGTTGTTTCTGGCCACAGTATCTGTGAAAAACCCTGCCCAGCTCCTGATGTAATCTTTCCACCTGCCCATTGCCCTGTGGGTGGTATCCCGAAGTTAGGCTTATGGACACCCCTAGTTTACGCCAGAACGCCTTCCACAGCCTGGAGGTGAACTGCGGCCCTCCGTCTGACACGATATCCTCTGGGAGACCGTAGAGGCGAAAGACATGATGAAACAGGGCAGATGGGAGTTGTGGCAATGGCACCAAGCAACAGGCCTTTGAGAATCGATCAAGAATGGTTAAGATCATGCTATTACTTTGAGACGTGGGACGGTCCACCACGAAGTTGATGGAGATAAGGGACCAGGGCTGTGCTGGGACTGGCAGGGGCTCAAGCAGGCCTGCCGGTTTCTGGGTCGACGACCGGTTTTGTGAACACATTTCACAGACCTCGACATATTCTTGGACATTCTCCCGAATGGAGGGCCACCAATACCATCCGTGGAGGAGGGAGAAAGTCCGTCTGGGGCCTGGGTGCCCTGCTGCTGGTGAATCATGTGCCCACTGTAGAAGGGAAGGTCTGAGAGCCACAGGAACGTATGTCTTACCTGCAGGTTGTCCGCTGGCCCGGGGTCCCCTTCTTGAGCCTTCTGGGTTTTCTGTTCCAATTGCCATCGGATCGGGGCCTGTACCAACTGCTCAGGTATGATGGGTCCGGAGACCCTCGGACCTGGGTCTTTATCATATACACGGGACAGGGCATTGGCCTTGATGTTCTTCCTCCCAGGCCTGTAAGACACCGTGAAGTTGAACCAAGTAAAGAATAGTGCCCAGTGGGCCTGGCACGGGTTCAGACGCCGAGCCTGTTGCAGGTATTCGAGGTTCCGATGATCCGTGAGCACGAGGAACGGGTGCACAGCGCCTTCaagccagtgcctccactctCCAGGGCTAGCTTTATGGCGAGAAATTTACAGTTCCCAATGTTGTAATTGCGCTCGGCCTGGGTCAACTTGTGGGAAAAGTGGGCACACGTGTGTAGTTTTGGTGGGGTACCCTGCCGCTGAGAAAGAACTGGTCCGACTCCTACCTCAGAGGCATCTACTTCCACCATGAACATAAAGACCGTGCTCAAGCAGCCTCTGTAGCACCTGGCGCATGAGCCGCACATGCTAGGTCATGGTGTGTGAATAGATCAAGATGTCGTTGAGGTATACCAAGACTCCGTGGTGGACTaggtcccccagcacatggTTGACGAACACCTGGAACACTGATGGTGCGTTGCACAGACTGAACAGCATAACAGTATACTCATAATGCCTGAGGAAGGTGCTAAAAGacatcttccactcatccccttcctgGACCTGGATCAGGTTATAGGCCTACGCAGGTCAAGCTTTGTGAACACCCGAGCTCCGTGGACCTGTTCTAGTGCCACGGTAATGAGTGGCAGGGGATGCGGATACATTATCATGATAGCATTCAGCTCGCGGTAGTCAATACAGGGGTGCaaccccccatcttttttctctATAAAAAAGAAGCCCGCTGCAGCCGGTAACGTGGATGGCCGAATGATCCCGGAGGCCAAAGCCTCAGACACGTACTTCTGCAAAACCTTTTGTTCAGGCAGCGACAGCGGGTAGATTCTACCCTGAGGTGGAGTGGTGCCCAGCAACAGACTGATTGCACAGTCCCAAGGTCGGTGCGGGGGAAGCGTGGCGGCTTTGCTTTTACTAAATACCTCAGCAAGGTTCTGATATTCAGCTGGGATAGCTACCATCACCACGGTGTCTGGGCTCTCCACGAAGATGGTATAGCACGGCAGGGCTAGGCATGAGTGAGTGCATTGCAGTCCCCACGTCACTAGTTCCCCAGTGCTCCATGAAAAAACCGGATCATGTTTCACTAGCCAGGTGACTCCTAGTACCATAGGGGTATCTGGGGACCGAATCAGAAAGAACAAGAGCTCCTCCATGTGACAAGCccccacacacatgcataatGCCTCGGTCTGTCGTTCCACCATTCCGGTGCCCAACGGCTGTCCGTTCAGGGCGCTGATTCATAGGGTGACATTGCACGCCCGCACTGAGATGCCCTGACATTGAGCAAAGTCTGCATCCATGAAGCAGCTAGCAGCCCTGGAGACTATTAGCGCTCTCGCCTGGACCCGGGCAGTTCCCCAACACACCGCTATTGGCACCGTCACCTGGGCATCTGAGCAACATAGGGCACTCACCTCTGATCTCTGGCGGAGGTCCCTGGGAGGTTATCTGGTGGCGCAGTCGGCTCTAGAGTGCCCGGACCCTCCGCAGTAGAGGTACAAACAAACGGCCCTGGATTCGCCGCTGTCTTTCCTCTGGGGTCAGGTGCCCTTGTCCCAGTTGCATGGGTTCCAGGGCGTCTGGTGCCACAGAGGGGTCCAGGAGGGCCGTCTCAATAAACCAGTCCAACATCCAGCCTTCCCCACGGTAGGCGAGCCAAGACCGGGTGGTCAAACACCACCTGAAATTGCTTCTGGAAACATTCATAGGTGGTGGTCTCACGTTTGTGCCAAACTGCTGTTGCCCAGTCCAGTGCAGGTCCGGTCAGCAACGAAGTCAGGTGTGTGACACGGCTAGCCTCTGTCTGAGAGACGTGCGGCTGGCTCGCAAATATTAGCTCGCACTAGAGGAGAAAACCCCGACACTTTTCTGGGGAGCCGTCATACCGGTCCGGAGTGGCCAGCCAGGGGGTCGTCGCAGGTACATTCGCTGTGGTGGCTTCTGATGACGCAGAGGACGCTGCGGATGCGGCGCTGGGGGCATCCTCAGCCGCCATTGCAGGGATGTTCCCCTGGGCGCGTTCAGCAACCGGCCGCGCTTGGAGTGTGTATAGGATCTGCTCGTGGGAACCTAGCAGTACCTGCTACGCAGACACCGTCTTCTGCAGGCGCTCCAACTCCGCTGCGTCCATTAAGAtggcggaatcttctgtcacagtcagggatgggagacaggaggtaggtggTTCAGACCCGAGCGTGGGTGAGGTCATCCCGGATTCCGTCCAACACAGAGAGGCAGGCGAAAtcagtggtcagggacaggcttAGATCGATTGAGATGCGTTGCAAGATTTCGCAACCTTGTGCCGGGACAgtgctgcctttatccctgaCCTTTTTTACTGTCAGGTGCGGCTGCTTTGCTTGTGGGTGTGACAGGTACCATTATACCCAGTCCAAtccttgaaaaaaatgaatacaaaaccAGTTTTAATTGGTTAGCTTAGACTGTAAAGATAAGGCCAAAATTTTCATTGCTGGAACAGCAgttaaacccactgcatcaTGGGTTCTGAGAGTCTCTTTGACCAGCCCAAAGTAATTGAAGGAAACATTTCCAAACTATAAGTGCAGCTTAGAGTCCTCGCTACTCTGCTCTATACAGCATAGCTCTGAACTGCTAGTACTGTTGCTCAATTTTCTCTTCTCAGTGCAGGCATTTGTCGCAAGTCCTACATGTGtcacatcttttaaaaaaattaacaaattaatcaTAAAAAAGACGAGATTTGAGCACTCAGCCAGTTTCGTTGACTTTTCCTGGTGACGGTTGTTGTGGTAGCAGGCAGCACAGGTGGCCCAAACCTTCCCACCTGCAGCCATATGCTCTACCTTCTCCTGGAGGATCTGCAGATGTCTCCAGAGCTACCAGAGAGATACCACCTCGGCAGTGTGTCCCGGGGTTGTGGGGGTGTCTTATGACAGGCCCAACCCACCTGAACCGACTGCTCTCGATCCAGAGAAGCGGTGAATCTCCTCTGGGACTCTCCTGAGTAGCTCATGCCTCATGCGTGTTCCACCAGCTAGGTGGCAGGCATGATCAATTAATTCAATTTTCAgcacaatttgtttttcttttgttagaaatatttcacacaggATTGTGAAATATGGTTCTCTTGccttttgctgtatttttaacaCCGTCAAcagttttcagttatattttaaacacGTCTGTAACCTgcattttcatcatttgttaCCAGCTTCTTATCTCTGACTGActacaaaatatgtgttttggACAGTGATATGTCATCTTATTTTATGTGAATTCAAACTGGACCATTGATTTGTAAACACCACATGTAGATTTAAACAATATACATCAAGAGCAGCATCTACATTTTAAGTGAAGTTCTACTAGAGTTGTTTTTTTaggtgtttttaaatgtggcaAATTGCTCTGCAGAGGCAGACAGTGGAAACATCCCTGTATTCTGTTCTTCTGGCACCAGATTCACCTGCAGCTCAGCCAGCCGCTCTCCGTTCATTACGTTGCTGTGCAGAACGGTGCGGTGAGGTTATTGACAGCACAGCGGTGCTCAAGCCCATCCTGCTGCCGGCATGATTTCATGCCGTAAAGAATCAGTCGCATTTTTGCCTCGGTAATTGTGCCTCTATGTGTCAACGGGGAGTGGGGTTGTCCACTCCACACCGTGGGAAACAGTGACTATGTTCATCGTTACCCCTCCGCCCACCCCTCACACGCAAAGAATACAAAAATATCAATGACTGCagtgtgattttaaaatgttttctggtcTTATTTCTCAGGCAGACTTCTGTAAAGGCTGATTCGAACCTTTTAATACGGTTATGAGTGAGAAATGGCTGCAGATGCTGAATATAAGAAGATACCTGTAAATAATGCTTGTGCATGGTGCTGCAGTGAATGGGGAAGGACATGGATGTGTATGAAACTGTGGTATTTAAACTGATCCCCTCAGGGGAGAGATTGTGGGTGGGGCATGCAGTTTTTTGCCTGGAAATGCAGAGAGATGTCACATCAATTAAAATGCTGCTGCATATTACAGCACTTGTGTCTATTAAGTGTCTCACACTTCTGTCTGAGCACATCATGAAAACACAGGTTGCTTTCACTCCACAGCATGCAACttttataagaaaataaaattataaaaataaatactcaaGGGGGAGTCAGTGCATTGCAGTTCAATCACATTTGTGCACTATGGGATATTTTGAGTCAATTCACtggaaacacatgtctttggactgtgggaggaaaccaagataaacatggggaaaacatgcaaactacacagtGTGAACCCCACTCATCACACTCAACACTCCGGTCACAGAGGAACGTTGCTGTGACAGTTGGTGGCAGAGTGGGAGAGGAAGTCTCTTAAGAGAGTTCATGGATCTGCAGAAAAAGATAAATTgcacaaaatgcataaattgtacttttgctgagatgtatgttgctttggacaaaagcatctgctaaatgaataaatgtaaatgtaagggaaGGAATGAGGTCTGATTGAGGAACTAGGGGATCTGAAGACTTCCCTGCTGAGAGTACATGTACACAGCAGCAACCCACATGCCAGAGATGCAGCCTTAACTCTGTGATAGTTATTGGCGTCCCCTTCCAACCCCAGCACCGCGAGAGGACAGAACAACATAGTACCATACATTCAACACAAGTCCAGAGGCTGCATAGCTTTGCAGCCTGACCCCAGGATGCTTCCATATGAGATAAGAGAAGGACTGAAAACTCCCCTTTGAGGAATGAGAGGATTGTGGGAACTTGGGGCTGGCCAGAGGATCAGCAGGCATAGGCATGCAGACTTGTGCCACTTTTATCTATCATAGCACTGGAGGCATACACAGCAATGGACAAATACTTGGCACACAATAACTATGAGATGAAGGAGGCGTTGCTATTGAGGTCTGATGTCTCACCAGAAACCATAAATTCAGACCTTCCCCAACACCACCAGGGTAGACATCAAAAGTGACATACGACAGACTAAAGGCCCTTTATCGGCATTAGCTAAGACTCGAGATCTGTATCAAGGACGAAATTGGTGAGACCATCATTCCAGAACAGCTGTTGCCTGCAGACATACCTGGGTGATGGACCATTCAACCGGTCATGGACTGGTGACTGAACCAGCAGATCAGTTCCACAATGACCACTGGGGGGTCTCAACACGGGCCAGCAGAACAGAGCACCCAGGTGAACCAGCCCAGCAAAGGAATGGTGGACAATGGGCATTCAGGTAATCAAGGGATCTTTGAGTCCCAGGGAGTTGAGAAAGGGGAGCAATAGGAAGTAATGCCTACTATGCTTTTACCGTCAACAGAGGGCACACAGATCATCTGTATGTCCAATGAAAAAGCCTAAACTATCTCAGTTTTGTTATGTTCCAAGACCACAACCTAAGACTGAGGATTGCTTATCCATAAACCAACCAGCTCTGTAAGTCAGTGTTGATGGTCTTCCACTTTTGGCTTTATTGAACTGTCTAACCTTGGCCAGAAGGTGGAAGCTGCATGATAGCTGCATAGGgcggcatggtgacacagtgagtagcgctactgtctcacaatgtctaggtggtgcaagaggatgtgggtttgatccctgctcagtctgtgtgtagttttcatgttctccccatgtctgtgtgggtttcttcccatagtccaaagacatgctgttcaggttcccccatagtatatgagtgacagagagtgtgttccactgatgtacgggtgagtgacccattgtaggaTGTGTACAGTACTAACAGTGTAAGAAGatgtgaataagatgtgtgggctggtaacactacatagagttcattagaagttgctttggacaaaactgtctgcaaaatagggggtgcggtggtgcagtgggttggactgggtcctactttccggtgggtctggggttcaagtcccacttggggtgccttgtgatggactggtgtcccgtcctgggtgtgtcccctccccctccagccttacgccctgtgttgccgggtaggctccggttccccgtgaccccgtatgggacaagcggtttggaaaatgtgtgtgtgtgtctgcaaaataaataaatgtaaatgatagaCAGCTCTCAAGGGTCTGCCCCTGTCCTGATAGAATAATTGAGTAATTGAATGACAACCATCTGTGGACACTTAAGGGCCCATTAGAAGAACCTAAAGGCAGCTGGCCAGACTGACagagtgtctgtgtgagagaccTAAAAACCCTGGGCCTGTTTTTGTTGTATtggcaaaaacattttatattagCTCTTTGCTGTTCAGTGCCTTAATCCTGCCTTGTGGCCACAGTATATGAAATacttattttatgtattatggCTGTATTTGAGGGTTGCTGGATAGCATCATTTCAAGTGAATGGATATCAGTATTGTTAAGCAGGGTTGTGACAAGGGTAAAAGTGATTTCAAAGTTTGGAATACATAGTTAGGCACACAGCTCTGATCTCAATTGTGGTGAGGACccagtgttttcatttagcaTCTTTACCATACTTACATGACTATTTCCTGAGCTGACGGGTGAGCTTTGTAAGGGATACAATAGAACTATAGTACGTGGGGTACGGggtgctctgggtttggatggggcacgAAGGAGGCACAAGCAGTGTTCATAATGGATGTTTTATGAGAATAGCCGTAcgcaaggaaataatgctctcagagCAAGAAGCCCCTTTTTGCAAGAACCTACgattcccagcctgcttaacgCCTCCAGGCCTTTTTCACACGATGCTAAACGCAGCAACCACGTTAAATTCGCCGGaattccccccagtggttgaacgcTTTATTAACAATTTACCGACAATCCAActgaattatttacaaaagGCGGGCTTCCCGCCCAAGCTCTAGGTAACGGGGGTcgttactgtacagtacagacaATCGCGGAAGGGTGCTGACACAAGGGGACGCTGTTTCCCAGTCATAGCCACTCCACGACACACTTGTTCAGGACATACAGGGTCAAAATTCGTGGAAAAAACATAGAAATCTCACACTCTGCGTGCTTTATGTATAAACCCGTGTTGGGTCTACAGCCTGTGAGAGATAAGGACAGAACAGTCTGGTCAACGGAAGGCAACAACGCACACCATGTCCTAAGGGAGGGTGTAAAACTAAGGGGGGTTAaaagtgaagtgtgtgtgtgtgtgtacgtgtgtgtgtatctatgtatctgtttatttgtctgtgtgtcatTGACAGGATTGAATAAAACTGTGTTGTACTTTAACATTTGGGTCTGTTTACTCAAGACACGTGTAAAATAGACCAAATTCTACCATTTTTGTGTGAGGTGAATCAATAAGTTAAGACAAGTTTATTTTCGGTACCAAACTattctctgaaaaaaataaaaggtatttaaaGACATGACGCTCAAAAGCGGTGTCGCACGAGCCAAAGGTAGTGGGGGCGTGGCTTAGTGACGCATTGCGGCTCCACCAGCCGGCTGTAGGAGCGCGCGCAGATCGTCCTCCGCGCCCATGCTAGTCGCGCCCCGTGAGTCTGGAGGAGAGGGGCGCGCGCGTGTGCAGTGTTGCCAGCGCACGAGAAACGGGAGAGGAAAACCtgtggcctgttttttttttttttttctttttttttgtttgtttgtttattttaaatggctgAGAGCCGGCCGTGAGCTGGCGCTTTTGCTCTTCTTCCACTACTGGCCATCTTGCAGATTAAATAGTAAAAAGTGGTGTCGCGGAGGACGGAAGGATGTCGGGCGCGCAGGACGAGAGCTCGGTGCGCGTGGCTCTGAGGTGGGTCTCGGCGGATGATGCTCTCGCCTCGCCGTCTGTCGACAATCAATGGCTGTACCTGCTGCTGCGGCCATTTGTGGCCCAGGAGGATTGCCGGCTTGTTCGCCCGCAGCAGGCCCTGCGCTCCTCACTGCATCTCACCGCattcacttttaaaattaaaaatcgtTTCGGAGCTGCGCGTTTTTCTCGGTGGCGGCAGCACTTGTGTTGTTGTGTTGACTCATTGTTCCACACGTTGCGCGAATTACCGTGCTCTTGTTGTGCCGTTCTTCTCAGCTGCTGGGGCCCGACCCAGCGCAGCGAGTAATCCgcatgaataatttaaaaaaaaaaaagaaaaatgcgtgcgtgtgtgtacctGCTGTGCACAGCAGCCCCGGGGCGCGAGCACACTGGCGCAGCAGGAGGCGTCGGCGTGCAGGTGCGCGAGCTGCTGTCGCCGCCGTGTTAGCCG
Above is a genomic segment from Scleropages formosus chromosome 2, fSclFor1.1, whole genome shotgun sequence containing:
- the LOC108927223 gene encoding uncharacterized protein LOC108927223; the protein is MAAEDAPSAASAASSASSEATTANVPATTPWLATPDRYDGSPEKYGPPGPLCGTRRPGTHATGTRAPDPRGKTAANPGPFVCTSTAEGPGTLEPTAPPDNLPGTSARDQRPGRKNIKANALSRVYDKDPGPRVSGPIIPEQLVQAPIRWQLEQKTQKAQEGDPGPADNLQVRHTFLWLSDLPFYSGHMIHQQQGTQAPDGLSPSSTDGIGGPPFGRMSKNMSRSVKCVHKTGRRPRNRQACLSPCQSQHSPGPLSPSTSWWTVPRLKVIA